A genomic segment from Oncorhynchus clarkii lewisi isolate Uvic-CL-2024 chromosome 12, UVic_Ocla_1.0, whole genome shotgun sequence encodes:
- the LOC139422210 gene encoding protein Wnt-9b-like has protein sequence MCSRLPRTACLLRLIELCILLSHTAAYFGLTGREPLVFLPAPFSNEPPTGKAHLKQCEQMTLARRQKRLCRREPGLAETLRESVRLSLLECRYQFRNERWNCSLDGRGSLLKRGFKETAFLLAVSSAALSHALAKACSSGRMERCTCDDSPGIQHREAWQWGVCGDNLKYSTKFLKKFLGQKRVSKDLRAQIDSHNINVGIRAVKSGLKTTCKCHGVSGSCAVRTCWKQLSPFHDTGRLLKFRYDTAVRVLSVTNEATGETELAGARRHGQSHRSTDLVFLEDSPSFCRPSRYSPGTAGRSCAKDTSCQSLCCGRGYNTAMHLTTLSCHCQVRWCCHVECQTCVREEEVYTCKNT, from the exons ATGTGCTCTAGGCTCCCAAGGACTGCCTGCCTACTGCGACTCATTGAGCTCTGCATCCTCCTCTCGCACACTGCAGCATATTTTGG GCTGACAGGCCGAGAGCCCTTGGTCTTTTTGCCTGCCCCGTTCTCCAATGAACCCCCAACGGGAAAAGCTCACCTAAAACAATGCGAGCAGATGACACTGGCCCGTAGGCAGAAACGACTGTGTCGCCGCGAGCCGGGTTTGGCGGAGACGCTGCGTGAATCAGTGCGCCTCAGCCTCTTGGAGTGCCGCTATCAATTCCGGAACGAGCGCTGGAACTGTAGCTTGGACGGCCGCGGGAGTCTTCTGAAAAGAG GCTTCAAGGAGACGGCCTTTCTTCTTGCGGTGTCTTCAGCGGCATTGTCCCACGCACTAGCAAAAGCTTGCAGCTCAGGCCGAATGGAGAGGTGCACGTGCGATGACTCCCCAGGAATACAGCATCGCGAGGCATGGCAGTGGGGGGTCTGCGGTGACAACTTGAAATACAGCACCAAATTTCTCAAGAAGTTCTTGGGCCAGAAGAGGGTCAGCAAAGACCTGAGGGCGCAGATCGACTCCCACAACATTAACGTTGGAATCCGG GCAGTGAAGAGTGGCCTGAAGACTACCTGTAAGTGTCACGGCGTCTCCGGTTCCTGTGCCGTGCGGACCTGCTGGAAGCAGCTGTCCCCGTTCCACGACACCGGGCGGCTGCTCAAGTTCCGCTACGACACGGCCGTGCGTGTGCTGAGTGTTACCAACGAGGCCACCGGGGAGACGGAGCTGGCGGGGGCGCGTCGCCACGGCCAGAGCCACCGGTCCACTGACCTGGTGTTCCTGGAGGACTCCCCCAGCTTCTGCAGGCCGTCACGCTACTCTCCCGGCACGGCCGGACGCTCCTGTGCCAAGGACACCAGCTGCCAGAGCCTTTGCTGCGGGCGCGGCTACAACACGGCCATGcacctcaccaccctctcctGCCACTGTCAGGTGCGCTGGTGCTGCCATGTAGAGTGCCAGACCTGTGTCAGGGAGGAGGAAGTGTACACCTGCAAAAATACctga
- the LOC139421198 gene encoding ADP-ribosylation factor 2: protein MGNMFAGLFKNLFGKKEMRILMVGLDAAGKTTILYKLKLGEIVTTIPTIGFNVETVEYKNISFTVWDVGGQDKIRPLWRHYFQNTQGLIFVVDSNDRERVNEAREELTRMLAEDELRDAVLLVFANKQDLPNAMNAAEITDKLGLHSLRQRNWYIQATCATSGDGLYEGLDWLSNQLKNAK, encoded by the exons ATGGGGAACATGTTTGCAGGCCTGTTTAAGAATCTCTTTGGTAAAAAAGAGATGCGGATTCTGATGGTGGGGCTGGATGCTGCCGGCAAGACCACCATCCTGTACAAGCTCAAACTGGGAGAGATCGTCACCACAATCCCTACCATCG gTTTTAACGTTGAGACGGTAGAATACAAGAACATCAGCTTCACAGTGTGGGATGTGGGCGGTCAGGACAAGATCAGGCCTCTGTGGCGGCACTACTTCCAGAACACCCAAG GTCTGATCTTTGTGGTGGACAGTAACGATAGGGAGAGAGTGAACGAGGCGCGGGAGGAGCTGACAAGGATGCTGGCTGAGGACGAGCTGAGAGACGCTGTGCTGCTTGTGTTCGCTAACAAACAG GACCTCCCCAACGCTATGAACGCAGCGGAGATCACAGACAAGCTGGGCCTGCACTCCCTGCGCCAGCGTAACTGGTACATCCAGGCCACCTGCGCTACCAGCGGGGACGGGCTCTACGAGGGCCTCGACTGGCTCTCCAACCAGCTAAAGAACGCAAAATGA
- the LOC139421199 gene encoding Golgi SNAP receptor complex member 2-like, with amino-acid sequence METLYHQTNKQIQEVQSLMGRLENTDRQSVHLLENELQARIDQIFSHLERLEILASKEPPNRRQNAKLRVDQLKYDVQHLQTALRNFQHRRYSRETQDREREELMSRTFTTNDSDTSIPIDETLQLNSNLNNAHRGMDDLLGSGSSILTGLRDQRGTLKGTHKKMLDVANMLGLSNTVMRLIEKRATQDKFIMIGGMLLTCVVMFLVVKYLG; translated from the exons ATGGAAACATTGTACCATCAAACAAATAA GCAAATACAGGAGGTGCAGTCGCTCATGGGACGCCTGGAGAACACAGATCGTCAGTCTGTCCACT TGTTGGAGAACGAGCTGCAGGCCAGAATCGACCAGATCTTCAGCCATTTGGAACGTCTGGAAATCCTGGCTAGCAAAGAACCGCCAAACCGGCGTCAGAACGCCAAACT GCGGGTAGACCAGCTGAAGTATGATGTTCAGCACCTCCAGACGGCACTGAGGAACTTCCAGCACCGTCGCTACTCACGAGAGACCCAGgaccgagagagggaggagctcATGAGTCGTACCTTCACCACCAAC GATTCAGACACCTCCATCCCCATAGACGAGACGTTGCAGTTAAACTCCAACCTGAACAACGCACACCGAGGCATGGACGACCTCCTGGGCAGCGGCAGCAGCATCCTCACCGGACTCCGGGACCAGAGGGGCACGCTCAAG GGGACCCACAAGAAGATGCTGGATGTGGCCAACATGCTGGGTCTGTCCAACACGGTGATGAGGCTGATCGAGAAGAGGGCCACCCAGGATAAGTTCATCATGATTGGAGGGATGCTGCTCACCTGTGTGGTCATGTTCCTGGTGGTCAAGTACCTGGGCTGA